In Aedes albopictus strain Foshan chromosome 3, AalbF5, whole genome shotgun sequence, the following are encoded in one genomic region:
- the LOC115260083 gene encoding uncharacterized protein LOC115260083 — MSHEQDGFDCNKCEKPNSFEDMVMCDACLDWYHLGCAGVSPGIEHRPWHCEKCTPPAPLPTGTSLDKDKRSKKLPAKDAAGSINPENSRKRDGKTVNHGKVAVSLPTGSGVKNAPPGASSVTDRTPKKHPDISRCTGTEKGSVRSSTRSSRASLQVSLQRLEEKRKLEAQKLENQRRELDQERERLRKEKELEEQENAIARKQLQDLEQYLEEKHELEEQLAEDEVFSQCTSRTRKSMTRKWLEDQKSRNGDRRERSEEEEDASVAGAAAASKSANEMEAPVKTLPMLSKSKPVVSSRRATIEIGGRSSGNRHPYEIEVEARDKEEAIVQPNANQLAARQLWPKKLPTFSGDPEEWPIFYSSYLDSNAACGFSPVENIIRLRECLVGPAREAVVTKLMFPHAVPSIMETLRRLYGRPELLVKNLLAKVRHLDAPKPERLDSLVNFGMAVQQLCDHLEAANLRGHLTNPTLLEELVDKLPAAIKLDWVRHKRLFVDPSLKEFGEFMDRLVVDASEVTTLIPPKNSGNNSDRTKWNQKAHIHTHNEHPDASNKDSPRKPCPICAKFDHRVRNCDEFKQLSLEARLKAVEKYKLCEICLYNHGNWACKSRYFCNVGECRARHHPLLHRQAEATIVQADCKAHRIAMSAVLFRVVPITLYNGARSIDSFAFLDEGSSHTLIDASVTRSLGIVGIVEPLELTWTSNVNRKENLSERVDLMISARGAQERFKLSDARTVGALHLPKQNLQMDEMARRFRHLKDVPMASFQNAEPKVLIGLRNLELLVPIESRVGRPNEPIAVRSVLGWTIYGPSGMNPDARPFLGIHGHESSAEQELNEMIRQQFVLEDTGISPSSLPESPEIIRAREILERTTVRKDGRFVTGLLWKNDEICFPDSLPMAMKRLRSLESKLAKDPELCSNVHRQILEYIERGYAHKATQDDLQKANPDRVWYLPLNIVTHPKKPEKKRLVWDAAAKVNGVSLNSQLLKGPDLLVQLPGVICKFRERLVGFGGDIEKMFHQIRIKPEDTHSQRFLFRFNASQQPDIYIMDVATFGATCSPCTAQFVMHRNAEESAVEFPEAAMAIKEKTYMDDYFDSADTPEEASDRALQVKVIHSRGGFNMRNWVSNSLHVLQRLGVASEPRLLSIDCSNEEKRQRVLGIAWDPEKDVFVFSTSWHSDLTRYVLEDQRPTKRIALRIIMSLFDPLGLLAPYLIHGRMLIQELWRLGLDWDVKIGDIEHDKWRRWISLLPCITDLEIPRHYFGSAHPSSYGSLQLHIFTDASERGYGCAAYFRLVCNGEVRCALIMARSKVAPLKYQSVPRMELQAALLGARMLHTVSNSHTLPITQKYIHTDSEVVLAWIRSHHRNYKQFVACRVGEILSLTEPRNWRYVPSKENLADCLTKWSKDTALDSNGRWFNGRNSFLYSDIENWPKQKQIAETTEELRAHLLLHQILVPKSLIDVGRFSKWKVLLRTVALVRRFVSNCRRKIDGLPIEVVQASTSADKVKSNTTRSLIHAEIIPLRQHEYLQAEQILWRVAQNDVFPDETIILLSNRDEPQLDKWVSLEKSSPLYRLSPFADEFGVIRVEGRTVNASYATFDARFPIILPKSHPITSLLLSDYHCQHGHANRETVVNEVRQRFYIFNLRTAIDKVMRSCQRCKLTKCQPQVPRMAPLPEERLTPFVRPFSYVGVDYLGPLETVAGRRREKRYVAVFTCLVTRAVHLEVAHNLSTDSCIMAVRRFVRRRGPPVEIFSDNGTNFVGASNELVKQIKNINSECADTFTDARTKWTFNPPSAPHMGGVWERMVRSVKEAIRALDDGRKLNDETLLTVLTEAEGFINSRPLTYMPQESADGEAITPNHFLLGSSSGMQDPLRAPVDLASALRSSYQRSQFLSDAVWQRWLKEYFPTLNKRSKWFMDEKPVQVGDLVYVAEGSRRTWLRGKVMQVIAGNDGRVRQAIIRTGAGKELKRPVVKLAVMEVAGSGSFIDSGPHQDPRGGGCSGTTAKLSQDDDNPKNDRQSDTCHEREEWKSTGED; from the coding sequence ATGTCTCACGAACAGGATGGCTTTGACTGCAACAAGTGCGAGAAACCGAACTCATTCGAAGACATGGTGATGTGCGACGCATGCCTAGATTGGTACCATCTGGGCTGCGCTGGTGTTTCACCCGGAATAGAGCACAGACCGTGGCACTGCGAAAAATGCACACCTCCTGCCCCTCTTCCGACCGGAACTAGTTTGGACAAGGATAAAAGAAGTAAAAAGTTACCAGCTAAGGATGCCGCTGGTTCAATCAACCCTGAGAACAGTCGTAAAAGGGATGGCAAAACCGTGAACCATGGAAAAGTTGCAGTTTCGTTGCCGACCGGTAGCGGCGTGAAAAATGCACCTCCAGGTGCGTCATCGGTCACCGACAGGACTCCGAAGAAGCACCCGGATATCTCAAGATGCACTGGCACGGAGAAAGGATCTGTTCGGTCCAGTACTCGCAGTTCTCGTGCCTCCCTCCAAGTATCATTACAGCGGTTGGAAGAGAAAAGGAAGTTGGAAGCTCAGAAGCTCGAAAACCAGCGACGAGAGCTGGACCAAGAAAGGGAGCGTTTGCGGAAAGAGAAGGAACTGGAGGAGCAGGAAAATGCGATTGCCAGGAAGCAGCTACAGGATTTGGAACAGTATTTGGAAGAGAAGCACGAATTAGAGGAGCAGCTAGCGGAGGATGAAGTGTTTTCTCAATGCACGTCGCGTACCCGAAAGTCGATGACACGAAAGTGGCTGGAGGATCAGAAATCGCGTAACGGAGATAGACGAGAGAgaagcgaagaagaagaagacgcttCAGTAGCCGGCGCCGCTGCTGCAAGTAAATCTGCAAACGAAATGGAAGCACCAGTGAAGACTCTTCCCATGCTTTCGAAAAGCAAGCCCGTCGTTTCTTCAAGAAGAGCTACAATCGAAATAGGCGGCAGGTCGTCTGGCAATAGGCACCCGTACGAGATAGAAGTGGAGGCACGCGATAAAGAGGAAGCCATAGTACAACCGAATGCTAATCAGCTCGCCGCGAGACAGCTTTGGCCAAAAAAGCTGCCAACGTTCTCGGGTGACCCCGAGGAGTGGCCTATTTTTTACAGCAGCTATTTGGATTCAAATGCCGCATGCGGATTTTCTCCAGTCGAGAATATCATTCGGCTCCGAGAGTGCCTCGTAGGCCCAGCACGTGAAGCCGTTGTGACGAAATTGATGTTTCCACATGCCGTGCCATCGATAATGGAAACTCTTCGGAGATTATACGGACGACCTGAACTACTCGTTAAAAATCTCCTTGCGAAGGTTCGGCATCTGGATGCTCCAAAGCCGGAGCGGCTCGATAGCCTAGTGAATTTTGGTATGGCTGTTCAGCAACTATGCGACCATCTAGAGGCTGCAAATCTACGTGGTCATCTGACGAACCCGACACTACTAGAAGAACTTGTGGATAAGTTACCGGCGGCTATTAAGCTCGATTGGGTCCGGCACAAGAGGTTATTCGTTGATCCATCGCTGAAAGAGTTTGGCGAATTCATGGACAGATTAGTGGTGGATGCTAGTGAAGTCACGACACTCATACCACCTAAAAACAGTGGCAACAACTCGGACAGAACAAAGTGGAATCAGAAAGCCCACATTCACACTCATAATGAGCATCCAGATGCGTCAAATAAGGATTCGCCTCGAAAGCCATGTCCAATCTGTGCTAAATTCGACCACCGAGTCCGAAACTGTGACGAGTTCAAGCAGCTTAGTCTTGAAGCGCGTTTGAAAGCGGTAGAAAAGTACAAGCTTTGCGAGATCTGCCTTTACAATCACGGCAACTGGGCGTGTAAGTCGAGATACTTTTGCAATGTCGGGGAATGTCGCGCTCGGCATCATCCTCTGCTACATCGACAAGCAGAAGCGACTATAGTGCAAGCCGACTGCAAGGCGCATCGAATTGCAATGTCAGCCGTGTTGTTCCGCGTCGTTCCAATCACATTGTACAATGGAGCACGGAGCATTGACAGCTTCGCTTTCCTTGATGAGGGCTCATCTCACACTTTGATAGATGCCAGTGTGACGCGCAGCCTAGGAATCGTCGGTATTGTGGAGCCGCTGGAACTGACGTGGACCTCGAATGTTAATCGGAAGGAAAATCTGTCAGAGCGCGTCGATTTGATGATTTCAGCTAGGGGAGCACAAGAGCGATTCAAATTGTCAGACGCACGCACCGTAGGCGCGTTACATCTACCGAAGCAAAATCTCCAAATGGATGAAATGGCCAGACGGTTCAGGCACCTGAAGGACGTTCCCATGGCTTCGTTCCAGAACGCTGAACCGAAGGTACTAATCGGTTTGCGTAATCTGGAGCTGTTAGTTCCAATCGAGAGTCGTGTGGGCCGACCGAATGAACCCATTGCCGTGAGAAGCGTTCTAGGATGGACAATCTATGGACCATCTGGAATGAATCCCGATGCACGCCCGTTTCTCGGAATCCACGGGCATGAAAGTAGTGCAGAGCAGGAGCTAAACGAGATGATTCGGCAACAATTCGTTCTAGAGGACACCGGAATCAGTCCCTCTTCACTGCCGGAGTCTCCGGAAATCATTCGagctagagaaattctggagcgaACAACCGTTCGTAAAGATGGGCGATTCGTTACAGGATTGCTCTGGAAAAACGATGAAATATGCTTCCCGGACAGCCTACCTATGGCGATGAAAAGACTGAGAAGTTTAGAATCGAAGTTAGCAAAAGATCCAGAGCTATGCAGCAACGTACATCGACAAATTCTGGAGTACATCGAAAGAGGCTACGCTCACAAAGCGACCCAAGACGATCTTCAAAAggcgaaccctgatcgagtgtgGTATTTGCCACTCAACATAGTGACGCACCCAAAGAAACCAGAAAAAAAGCGACTTGTGTGGGACGCTGCCGCAAAAGTGAACGGAGTGTCACTAAACTCCCAGCTGTTGAAGGGACCCGACTTACTGGTTCAACTGCCGGGAGTAATCTGTAAATTCCGCGAAAGACTCGTAGGCTTCGGAGGAGATATCGAAAAGATGTTTCATCAGATTCGAATTAAACCAGAGGACACCCATTCGCAACGGTTCCTATTCCGCTTCAATGCAAGCCAGCAGCCTGATATCTACATTATGGACGTTGCTACATTTGGAGCCACTTGCTCTCCATGCACAGCACAATTTGTTATGCATCGAAACGCAGAAGAAAGCGCGGTTGAATTTCCGGAAGCAGCAATGGCCATCAAGGAAAAAACGTACATGGACGACTACTTCGATAGTGCTGATACTCCGGAAGAAGCGTCCGATCGTGCCTTGCAAGTAAAAGTGATTCACTCGAGAGGCGGATTCAATATGCGAAATTGGGTAAGCAACAGTCTCCACGTGCTACAACGTTTGGGAGTTGCTTCAGAACCACGACTGCTCTCGATCGATTGCAGTAACGAAGAAAAGCGACAACGTGTTCTCGGAATAGCCTGGGACCCTGAGAAGGATGTATTCGTATTTTCAACGAGCTGGCACAGTGATTTGACTCGATACGTGCTCGAAGACCAGCGACCAACCAAGCGGATTGCTTTGCGCATCATAATGAGCCTCTTCGATCCGTTAGGGCTTCTGGCGCCCTATCTGATCCACGGCAGAATGTTAATACAGGAGCTTTGGCGACTTGGTTTGGATTGGGACGTTAAAATTGGTGATATTGAGCATGATAAATGGCGACGATGGATCAGTTTGCTTCCGTGTATCACCGACCTGGAAATCCCAAGGCACTACTTCGGATCTGCCCATCCAAGCTCATACGGCTCACTGCAGTTGCATATCTTTACCGACGCCAGTGAGAGGGGTTACGGATGTGCAGCTTACTTCCGGCTCGTATGCAACGGAGAAGTACGATGTGCGCTGATTATGGCTCGGAGCAAAGTTGCTCCACTCAAGTACCAGTCCGTCCCTCGAATGGAACTCCAAGCGGCGCTTTTGGGAGCAAGAATGCTACACACGGTGAGCAACAGCCACACATTACCAATCACTCAAAAGTACATTCACACAGATTCGGAGGTGGTACTAGCCTGGATTCGCTCGCACCATCGGAATTACAAGCAGTTCGTCGCATGCCGAGTTGGGGAGATACTGTCTCTGACCGAGCCCAGGAACTGGCGATATGTACCATCGAAGGAGAATTTGGCGGACTGCTTGACAAAGTGGAGCAAGGACACCGCGCTCGACTCAAATGGAAGGTGGTTTAATGGTCGGAATTCATTTCTCTATAGCGACATCGAAAATTGGCCAAAACAAAAGCAAATTGCGGAAACAACCGAGGAGTTGAGAGCGCATCTCCTATTACATCAAATCTTAGTGCCTAAAAGCCTTATTGATGTGGGGAGATTTTCAAAATGGAAAGTGTTGCTTCGAACAGTGGCACTTGTGCGTCGTTTTGTATCAAACTGTCGCCGGAAAATTGATGGTCTTCCCATTGAGGTAGTACAAGCTTCAACTTCAGCTGACAAAGTCAAAAGCAACACAACGCGATCATTGATCCACGCTGAGATCATCCCCCTACGCCAGCACGAATATCTTCAAGCAGAACAAATCCTGTGGCGAGTTGCGCAGAATGACGTCTTCCCAGATGAAACGATAATTCTACTGAGCAACAGAGATGAGCCGCAGCTCGACAAATGGGTGAGCTTGGAGAAATCGAGCCCTCTATATAGGTTGTCTCCATTTGCGGATGAGTTCGGTGTTATTCGAGTAGAAGGCCGCACAGTCAACGCCAGCTATGCCACGTTTGACGCTCGCTTTCCAATAATACTACCGAAGAGCCACCCAATTACATCGCTGTTGTTGAGTGACTACCACTGTCAACATGGTCACGCGAACCGTGAGACGGTGGTTAATGAGGTACGCCAAAGATTTTACATCTTCAACCTTCGTACGGCGATCGACAAGGTGATGCGAAGCTGCCAGCGATGCAAATTGACTAAGTGTCAACCTCAAGTACCTCGAATGGCCCCCCTTCCCGAAGAGCGTCTAACGCCATTTGTCAGGCCCTTCAGTTACGTGGGCGTAGATTACCTGGGGCCCCTGGAAACAGTCGCAGGACGTCGGCGAGAAAAACGATATGTGGCCGTCTTCACATGTCTGGTAACGCGCGCCGTTCATTTGGAAGTCGCCCACAACCTGTCAacagattcttgcattatggccGTGAGAAGATTTGTCCGTAGGCGTGGACCACCTGTTGAGATATTCTCAGACAACGGCACTAACTTCGTGGGCGCGAGCAATGAGTTAGTCAAGCAGATAAAGAACATCAACAGCGAATGTGCCGATACCTTCACCGACGCGCGCACCAAATGGACATTCAACCCACCGTCCGCCCCACACATGGGCGGTGTGTGGGAGCGAATGGTTAGGAGTGTCAAAGAGGCGATTCGGGCACTTGACGATGGACGCAAATTGAACGACGAGACATTACTGACGGTGTTGACTGAAGCGGAAGGATTTATAAACTCTCGACCTCTAACATACATGCCTCAGGAGTCAGCGGATGGGGAAGCAATCACACCGAATCACTTCCTTTTGGGGAGTTCGTCTGGAATGCAAGACCCGTTGAGAGCCCCAGTGGATTTGGCTTCGGCGTTGAGGAGCAGTTATCAAAGGTCGCAATTCCTGTCCGATGCAGTTTGGCAACGATGGCTAAAAGAATACTTCCCTACCTTGAACAAGCGGTCCAAGTGGTTCATGGATGAAAAGCCGGTGCAGGTTGGTGATTTGGTCTACGTTGCCGAAGGAAGCCGACGAACATGGTTGCGTGGTAAAGTAATGCAGGTGATCGCCGGAAATGATGGTAGGGTTCGACAAGCAATCATACGAACGGGGGCAGGCAAGGAACTAAAGCGACCGGTCGTCAAGCTGGCAGTGATGGAGGTAGCCGGAAGTGGATCCTTCATAGACAGTGGTCCTCATCAGGATCCACGGGGTGGGGGATGTTCTGGCACCACTGCTAAGCTGAGCCAGGACGATGACAACCCGAAGAATGACAGACAAAGCGATACCTGTCACGAACGTGAGGAGTGGAAATCCACGGGTGAAGATTAA